The following is a genomic window from Nymphaea colorata isolate Beijing-Zhang1983 chromosome 3, ASM883128v2, whole genome shotgun sequence.
GCATAAGGAGACAATACAGCGAAAATGAGCAATAGAGTAGAACGAACATGCATGCGTGTGCACCATGGCctttgcatgtgtgtgtgtgtgtgtgtgcgtgttgAGGGGGGAGTCCCTGGAATTTTGGGGTTTTACAGGGACTAAAGTTTTGTGCTGACACATCTCATgtcataaatgaaaaaatcttttGAAGCTGACATACTGATTCAGTTGTCACTTATAAACTACTCTTCACTCATTCCCaaccttttacttttttggtaaaaatgtGCTTGAGAAAGGTGCCATACTCAATCCTAATTCTAACTTACCACAATAGCACCAATGGGATCGATCCAATCATCAAAAGTGTTAGCCAGAAGGGCAGCAATGAGACCAATAACATTTGTTATGACATCAAAGAAATGATCTTGTGCATAAGCTTTAACAATCTCATTATTGAATGATCGACAGTAGATGACAAGAAGGAGCTTCACTACAGTCACAGACACCATAATGCCAATCACCCATCGTTCTTGCTCCTTAGTCAAAGCAAACTCATTGTCCTGCAATTTAACGATGAATATGAACAACCATAGCATCATAGAATAATTACTCAGCAACATCAACCAAGAAGATTAATGTGAAAGACAGAGAAACAGCAGAAGGTTTAGAAAAGTAAAGCAGGAATTTACAGTCGtggaaaaaagacaaaagctaCATAGATGATAATGCCTCAAATAGTCAAATGTCATTAAAAGCATCTCCAGAAACAAGTTTCAATTGCCAACAAAGTAAACAGTAAATTCACAAGAAATTCATATTTCACTGTAAAGACAGAATTATTGAAATGAGCAAATTCTTCCAGCAAAGCAGAAACTAATGACATAAAAAATCTTCCCTAAAACTTATACTTACATGAGGACctaaaacaattaaatattgATGCCTCTATGTTCTGAGCATACTCCCATGCCACTCCCGATATAGCTGAAACATAATCGTGGACCATAGTTGCAAATTTTGGACGTCTTCACTTTCGATCTATGACACAAGGATAAGCTATACACCAAGTTACCAACTACATCTATGTATGATGTACTAAAAGAGATTCAGGCACCTCTCATTGACTGAAAGAACTCTGAACATTTGTAAGTGGTGTTAAGGCATAAAACATTTTAATCAGCAACTGAAGGTCTTCATGATTTTCCCGAATTCACAAGGCCAAAAAGCTTAGTAATCCACATGCTAACATAACCATGAAGAGAATGGTATGCATTTGTTGCTTGTATCAAACATTGACAAGAACTGAAAAAGTTGTTATatcattttcaacaaaaatagAGTAACATTAGAGGTTTTTTCCTATATTCATTATGAAGGAGTAAAAGGAGAGGCTTTACTTAATTTTGTCCATAAATATGTGAAATTAAATCATCCAATGCAACAAAAATGATTCTTTAGGAAAATGTacactttcttcatttttttttttgctaggaATTGCTGATGAGCACTCAAGATTTATCAGCTAGAATCACCTTACCAACTAGCTTTCATGTTTGAACACACACAAGTACAATTCGAATATAAGAAATTGAACTTGCCAAAGTAGAGAGGGTGACACTTACATCAGACAGAAGTGTGCGGACAGACTCTAAAATTATTTGCAACCCTAAGGTTGCCATGACAGAAGCAAAGACAAGGATACCCTGCAAAgattcaaaaaattgataaatacAATGGAACAATGATTACATTGCAGAATGACAGTGCATGGCCTGGTAGACCACAGATTATGAGAGAATTCTATGTTTGCAAATGGATTAATATAGAAAATACTCATCAAGTTATCAACTAATTAAGATTGCACATTTTTAAGCACTATAATCTTCTTTTCTGGGAAAATTAGACAAAAGAAAATCCTGTAATAACAAGAGGATAGCATGATGCCCATTCATCGAGTTAACATCTTTTAAATATTGAGTACTAacagaacaaagaaagaagatgacACTAGAATTACTGTGACGATGTTCAATGAAACtttaaacagaaaaagaagcatGATTATCATAATCATAATACATGTAGATATGTTCTGTTTCTGAAAACTTAAAAACTAATAAGTGAGTAGCGAAGTATTCACCAGTGGCTGCATCCGCTTCTTCCCAATAGGATATCGATAAGGATTTGGTGTTTGCATTGAAAATGCAGTAAACCAGAGGATAAAGCCTGACAAAAGGTCCAGAAGAGAATCCAGTGTAGATGCAATAATTGCCAACGAGCCACTCCTTACTGAAGCATAAACTTTGGCTGCAAAAAGCACCATGTTTGCGACATTTGATATCCTTATCGCATTTTTCTCACTCCTAGCAATTTTTTCACGCTCTTCCTGAAAATATTACCAAAGTGAGATCAGGCTCAAAGGATATCAGTCTCATTTTCAAGTAAATCATATAAGCAACACAGCAAACCTTTGATAGTCCAGGAAGAAAACCACGCTCTGCCAATGTATCCATTTCGTTGAAGCCCTCCAACATCTCAACCTGTTGCTGGTAGTACTCAGCCACCTCATTGCCAGTTTCTAGGGTAAAACAAAAATCTATCAGAAAATATCTAAAACGTGTATCTGAGGAAGATTCAAATGCTCAATACTAAGGTGACATGTTCAGGCAGGCACTATATGACATACAAAGTGATGCAGATACCAGTGTTGGTGCCTGAACAGATTTCTCACGATACGCTTTGTTTCACAAGAAACCACAAAACAGATgcaattttacaatttttaagccactattacatccatattaaaggCCTTTGAATGACCCGTCACAGGCACACACTCGAAAATTTAGATTCTGTAACTGGAAAGGAGTAACAAGATTCCGTTTGTGGAAGAAGATACTCATCAATATCTGAAAAAAACTTATAACCCGTACACCTACAATAAGCCTTCAGATTTATTACATATACATTTCACCTTAGTTTATCAAAACCTGCCAATC
Proteins encoded in this region:
- the LOC116250742 gene encoding metal tolerance protein 5-like; this encodes MAEPAGNGGDSGGSELLLPENGGRREESWRLNFDGFQRSELPEKPSGGLHDCLGVLKTGNEVAEYYQQQVEMLEGFNEMDTLAERGFLPGLSKEEREKIARSEKNAIRISNVANMVLFAAKVYASVRSGSLAIIASTLDSLLDLLSGFILWFTAFSMQTPNPYRYPIGKKRMQPLGILVFASVMATLGLQIILESVRTLLSDDNEFALTKEQERWVIGIMVSVTVVKLLLVIYCRSFNNEIVKAYAQDHFFDVITNVIGLIAALLANTFDDWIDPIGAIVLALYTIRTWSVTVLENVNSLVGRAAAPDYLQKLTYLCWNHHKAIKHIDTVRAYTFGSHYFVEVDIVLPADMPLQEAHDIGEALQEKLEQLPDIERAFVHLDYEYTHKPEHAQSHV